TCCCGCTCCATTCGCTGACACTGTCGATGAATGCCAGGACACGTCTCATTTTTTACCTCTTTCTATGATCGATTGTCATCAGAAGCGATAAAGCCCCCACCAGCGAACGAAGGAGGCTTTATCGTTTCTTTGGGCTTTTCAGCCGATTCTTACGATTTGAGCGCTATTCTGCCCAGTACCCCATTTCCATGGCCCATTTTTCAACGATTTTGAAAATTTCGTTAAAGGATTCGTCTTTGAGGTATTTTTCAGGTACCACTTTCCGGGCGGTGCCGGCCAGTTTAACCGCATCTTCTTCAGACCATTCAATGATTTCAATGCCCTGTTTTTCAACAAAATCCCAGGCTTTGGCAATCTCTTTGTCCGCTTCGGTCTCGTTTCTGTAACTGCCGTTGGCAACCGCACTGGCCAGAATGGTTTTCAGATCCTGGGGCATTGCTTCCCATTCTTTCATGTTCACGATCAGGGCATCTGCAGCCGGTCCCACAGCGGTGGGGTATTTAATCCAGTATTTGGTCACTTCATGGAACCCCATGGCCACCATGTCAGCAGCATGGGAAAAGGTGATGGCATCCACAGCACCGGTGGACAGCATGGTGTAGATTTCATCTCCGGGAACCCAGATGGTGCCGGCGCCCAGTTCGGCCAGCTGAAGAGCAATCAGTTCGGAGGAACGGAACTTTTTGCCTTTGATGTCATCCACGCCGTTGATGGGGACTTTGGAGATCATCAGGTTGTCCAGGGTCCAGTAGAGGTTGCCCACCAGGTAGACCCCATGTTCGGCATAAGCGTCTCTCAGGATCTTCATGATCTTGCCGTCTTCGTATTCTTCATACAGATACCGCAGTTCAGCAATGGAATGCGGGGCCGCAAAGCAATCCCCATGCATAAATGCCACAGGCAGCTGTCCGGGGAAATATCCCGGCCAGATAAAGGTGGCTTGCATAATACCCATGCTTACGGCTTCCAGCTGTTCCGGCACCGGTACGATGGCGCCCGGAGAGCTGGGGGTCATGGTCAGACGTCCATTGGTCTTTTCGGTCACTTTTTTGGAGATATCATTGATGGTATCCCAGCTGATGCCCGAGGACAGCCAGGATGACGGCTGCCATTTAAATGTCTTTTCCGCTTTGGCCTGGATCGGTGCGGCTGTCACAAGCATCGCACTGATTGTCAGCACCATCAGTCCCTGAATGAGCCTTCGTCCTTTTTTCATCTCTTCCTCCTTGCAAATTATGTGGTTGTGTTACATAAACCCGGTAAAAGGGGTTCTTACCAAGCTAGTGTGGATATACTGAATCATGGTGAAAAAGTCAAACACCGGACGCTGTACCGCGGCCTGAACCGCATGGGCATAAGGGGGCAGGTCGCTGCATTCCAGCACCACGGCTCCGATGTCCGGATGATCGTTCACCATTGTTTTGGCTGTGGAAACCACCTCATCCTGAACTTTATCAGAATCCAGGGTCCCTTTTTCTTCGAGTACGGCGCTGGAAAATTCCGGCTGGGTTTCCATGCCTGCGATGATCACCGGAATGTCCGGGGTCACGTTGACTGCATCAAAATGGGCTTTTTTTAAACTGGATGCATTGGCGGTGATGATACCGATGGGTTTTTGGGTCATCTGATAGATCAATGGAATCTGCAAAAGACTGGATAAAAAGACCGGGATTTCCACGGCTGCGGTCACTTCCCGCTGAAACAGAGCCATGAATCCGCAGGCGCCGGTAATGGCCTTCACACCCTGGTCCTGGATGTTTTTTGCCGCCTGGATGAACGGTTCCGCCAACGTGGGATCCTGCTGGTTGAGCAGCCGGTCGATGGAAGCACCGGTCACTCTTTCATACCGGACCGGAAAAGGAAACGTGCTGGCGTTACCCACATTGCCGGGAACGCAGGGATAGGCAGCATCCAGAATCAGGATGCCGATGGATTCTCCATACCAGGCCTGGGTTTTTCTATGGATGCGATAGACTGTCATTGCCCTCCGGTGATGTGTTATGGGTGGAAAAGAATTGTATTTCTGTAAAAATACCTTTATTTTTATCATTAATCTTGTTAGTGGTATACCAGTGGGTGAATTTTCATGTCAAGCTTTTTTATTGGACCGGGCCATAAAAAGTGTATCCGCCCGTAATCAGGTTCAAACGGATGCTGACTGCAACAAACAAGGCAGTGGATTATGAAACCAAACATGTTTAATATCCTGCGGGATCGAATTCTGTACATGGAATATCAACCCGGTCAGATTCTCAACGAAAACGTGCTGGCACAGGAGTTTGAGGTCAGCCGGTCACCGGTCCGAAATGTGCTCAACCGTCTGGAATGGGAACAGCTGGTCCGGATTATTCCTCGAACCGGCAGCATGGTGACGGAAATCGAATTCAACAAAATCATGCATGTGTTCCAGGTGCGGTTTGAATGCGAAGTCCTGGAAATCCAGCTGGCTGCGAATCAACTCAACGATTCGCATCGGATCGTACTCAAGACGATTAAAGAGCGATGTGCGGCCCTGTTTGACAACAAAGATCGGAAAGCGTTGGTTGCTGTGGACACCGACCTTCGAAACATGATTCATGAGGCTGCAGGCAATCCGGTGTTAAAAGAAATTTCCGATCGGCTTTATGCCCAGACATTCCGGTTGTGGTATGGTGCCATGGACAAAGGGGACTGGAATGAAGAGGTCTCCAGTATGGTGGAAGAGATCCGGAAGCTGTCCGACCTGATTCCCGGACGGGACACAAAAGCCATGGGAGCGTTTCGAAGAAAAGTGCTGACCGATCACTTTGACCGGATGCGCAGAAAGTTTTTCACCCATTGAATTCATTGGTTTCAAAAATTCTTTTTTTGGGCGTTGCTCAACCATCATTATCGGGAATTTAAGATCAGATTCACGCCGAATCCGATAAAAACGATGCCGGATATTTTCTGCATCCAGATGCCGATGCCGGTATTTTCCCGAAGCATATGGGTCATCCGGGTGGCAGCCCGGGTTAACATCAGGCACCACAGCGTACCGGTGACAAGAAATGTCCCGCCCAGAACCAGAAACGGCAAAGGGCCTGATGCATGGTCCGGATTGATGAACTGGGGTAAAAAAGACAGAAAAAACAATGCCACTTTGGGGTTGAGTATATTGGTGATCATTCCCTGCCTGTAAATGGTGATCAAATCGTTGTGTGAAAATCGGCGGTTCTGGTTTTCAAATGCCGGTGTCCGGGTGGTCAGGGCCTTGACGCCCAGAAAAATCAGGTAGATCGCACCGGCCCATTTTACCAGAAAAAAGGCCGTGGCCGATGTGGACAAAATCAAAGACAAGCCAAATGCAGTGGCCAGCACATGCACCACGCACCCGGACATGATCCCGGCCACAGACACCAGTCCGGCACGGGACCCTTGAGCAATGCTCCGGGTCAGAATATACAGGGTGTCGGTCCCGGGGGTCAGGTTCAGTATAATGGCGGCCGCCAGAAACCCGGCATAATTTTCAATGCCAAACACGGTTGCTCCTTTCAGATCTGTCCAATCCTTTTACCACGAAGCGCACGAAGGACACGAAGGACACGAAGGAGGGGTTTCTTCGTGTCCTTCGTGCGCTTCGTGGTATGAATAAATCAAATCAATGCATACATAAATTTTTATAATGATTATACCCTGTGCTTAATCAAACAGGGCATTGACAAACCGGACTGCGTCAAACTCCTGTAAATCATCCATGCTTTCTCCCACACCGATGTACCGGATCGGCAGGTGCAGGGTTCCGGCCACGGCCGCCACAATCCCGCCTTTGGCCGTACCGTCCAGTTTGGTCAACGCCAGTTGGGTCAGGTTCACGGCCTCATGGAACATTTTTGCCTGGGAAATGGCGTTCTGACCGGTGGTGGCATCCAGCACCATGAGCACCTCATGGGGGGCACCGGGCATTTTTTTTTCCACCGTGCGTTTGATCTTTTTCAGCTCTTCCATCAGGTTTTTCTGGGTATGGAGCCGGCCGGCCGTGTCAATGAGCAGCACATCCATGCCCCGGGCCATGGCGGCTTCCACCCCGTCATAGGCCACGGCAGCCGGATCTGCGCCCTGTTTATGGCGTACGATGGTGGCACCGGCCCGATCCGCCCAGATCCCCACCTGTTCGATGGCGGCAGCCCTGAACGTATCCGCAGCGGCAATGAGCACTTTTTTATTTTCCCGGGTGAACCGGGTGGCCAGTTTGCCCAATGTGGTGGTCTTGCCGGTGCCGTTGACACCCACTACCATGATGATATGGGGCCGGGGCAGGGCAGGGGCGGTTTCAGGATCTTCTTTGCCGGGAAACAGAGCAATGAGTTCTTGTTTAAGTACCGCTTTGAGCTGGTCCGCCGTGGACAGGCGGCCGGCTTTTTTCCGGATCCGGTCCATCATTTCCATGGTGATGTCCATGCCCAGATCTGCGGTAATCAACACCTCTTCGAGTTCCTCAAAAAGGGCGTCGTCAATTTTGCGGCTGGATTTGAACAGGGCATTGATATCCGTGTTCAGGACTTCCCGGGTTTTGGTCAGGCCGGATTTTAGGCGGCTGAATATTCCTTTTTTGTCCGGTTCTTCAGACAGTAGTTTTTCTTTGACCCGTTCATTTTCCTTACGTCGTTCTTCTTCCTTCAACCGTTCCTGTTCTTTGAGTCGCTCCTGTTCTTTGAGCTGTGCTTGTTTTTTCAGTTTTTCTTGCTCTTTATCTCTGGTTTTTCTTTTGAAAAAATTGAATACCACGCAGGTGTCTCCTTGTGATGGGCAGATTTTTTGATAACCGGTTTGTGTACCGCTCTTTTACAATGTTTGAAAGATCAAATCAACCCTGTAAACCCATGGATTGAATTGTCAGGAATTTCTTTACTTTCCTTGAACGGGCCGGTAAATTGAGATCTGATAATGCCAAGGTGAAACCATTTTTAAACAGGAGTCAATATGACCTTTGAGGATGCCATTGAACCACTGCTCGATCATCCGGTAACCCGGCAGATGACGTTGGATACAAATTCGGAAACCAAAGAACGACAGACGTTTGAGCCCAGACGGATTGCTGTTTTAGACACCGGTCTTACAGAAATGACAGACCAGCCTCAATACCGGTTTGCCGATAATTCTGAAGCCCGGCGAATGCTGCCCGGCATTATTGATAATTGTGTTCAAAAAGTGGCTGCCCGGCCGGACATGTCGATACAGGAAAAAACGGCATTCTGCAAACCCCGGCGGATTGGTGTGGTGTTTTCCGGAGGACCGGCACCCGGGGGGCACACCGTGATTGCCGGGTTGTATGATGCCATGAAAACCAATCATCCGGATTCCTGTTTATACGGGTTTGTGCTGGGACCCGACGGTCTGCTGGAATCCAGTTGTGTGGAAATCACTGAAAAAATGGTGGATGCGCACCGGCATATGGGCGGGTTTTCCATGATCCGGACCGGACGGACCAAAATCGATACGTCTGAAAAAATGGATCAGGCCTTAAAAACCTGTCAATCCCTGAACCTGGAGGGGATCGTGATCATCGGCGGGGATGATTCCAACACCAATGCCGCATTTTTAGCCCAGCATTTCAAGTCTGCCGGCATTCATGTGGTCGGGGTCCCCAAAACTATTGACGGGGACATTCAGGTGAAAAGCGATGACGGTACCTGCCTTTTGGCGGTTCCGTTCGGGTTTCATTCCGCCGCCAGATCTTTTGCCCAGAATATCAGTCATCTGGCATCGGATGCCGCATCAGATGTGAAATACTGGCATGTGTGCAAGGTCATGGGCCGGGTGGCCAGCCACCTGACCCTGGAGGCGGCGTTGCAGACCCATGCCAATCTGGCGTTCATCGGCGAAGAACTGGCTGCGTACACGGATGAAGAACGCCTTAAAAAAGCGCAGGAGACCGGGGAAACGGATTTTACCGCCTTCGGGATCACGCTGCGCCATCTGTCCCGGGTGATCTGTGATGCCATTGTCCGGCGTGCGGCATTTGGTAAAAATTACGGGATCATGATCATTCCGGAAGGGATTCTGGAATTTATCAATGAGATCCAGATATTCATCATCAAGCTCAACAAAATTATCGCGGATTTCAACACCATTCATGATCTGGATTTTCATCGAACCTTTCCGACGTTGAATGAAAAACTGGATTATCTGCGCCGCATCAGCCAGGGGATGATGGACAGCCATCCATTCCCCATCTGGAACGTAAGAGATGATGAGCTGTTCAATCAACTGCCGGATTTTTTTCAGGCCGGGCTTCTGGTGGAACGGGATTTCCACGGCAATTTCCAGTTTTCCCAGGTCAGAACGGAAAAAATTATCATGGATATGGTCAAGGAATATTTAGGGGCGCTCAAAGAACAGGGCCGCTATAAAATCGGTATCAGCCAGTCCTATTACCAGTCTTTCATGCGGTCACGGAATCTGGATCCCGACCGGTATGCCCCGGCGTTGTTCAACGATCCAAATTCAGTCTATCTTCTGGTCAAACCGGGCATCATGTCATTGAAAACCCTGAAACAGGCCCTGGTCACTGCCGGACTTCTGGAACCGGATCAGGAGATTCCCGGTCCGGTCAAAGAAATTTTCCGGCGGTCGGAACCGGATTTCAAAATTCAGACCCATTTTTATGGATATGACGGCCGGGGTTGCGATCCCACCGCGTTTGATTGTCATTATACCTATAACCTGGGCATGACCGCGTTTCATTTGATGGCCCATGGGAAAACCGGCCAGATGGCAGCCATTAAAAATCTGGAACAGCCGTTTGAAAACTGGGAACCCATCGGCATTCCCATTGCCCGGCTGATGCATCTGGAAGAACGCAAAGGCCGGCTGGAACTGGTCATGGAAAAAAGTCTGGTGGATTTGTCATCCAATGCATTCCGGGTATTTAAAGGAATGCGTGAAAAATGGCTGGCAGCCAAACCGGGTGCGGATCATTTCCGGAAACCCGGGCCGGTGCGGTGTGACAGCCGGTCTGCGGAAGACCGGCCCATCACCCTGACATTGAATGCCATTGACATGCGCACAAAAAAAAGATCAAATGATCAAAATCCGTGATGTCACGCTTTTTTTGAAGGCTGGTAAGTACACAACGGTTCTTCGGCCAGGTAGCTGCCCGTGGCTTCATAGGCCCGGGCACGGCAACCGCCGCAGACCCGCTTGTATTCACATGCACCGCATTTACCCGTCAAATTAGAAAACTCTCTTAATTCATTGAACACCCGGGAGTTTTCCCAGACATCTTTAAACGATGCTTCCCGGATATTGCCGCAGGTCACATCCAGAAATCCGCAGGTCTGCACCCGGCCCACATGGGAAATAAAGCAGAAACCCGTGCCGGCCAGACATCCCCTTGTGACCGCATCCAGACCATGGCTTTCAAAAGACACGGTTTTTCCTTCGGCGTGCGCCCGCTGGCGCAGAATCCGGTAATAATGGGGGGCACAGGTGGCTTTCAACTGGAGCGGGGTTTTATCCCGCTGGTCATAGAACCAGTTCAGGGTCTGCTCATATTCGACGGCATCAATGCCTGAATCCACGATATATTTTCCCCGGCCTGTGGGCACCAGCAGAAAAATATGGTGGGCCACAGCACCCAGATCTTCGGCCAGCTTCAGAATGGCAGGGATTTCTTTCAGATTGGTTTTGGTAATGGTGGTGTTGATCTGAAACTCCAGGCCGGCGGCTTTGGCAAACTTGATTCCCCGGATCGCATCATCAAACGCGTGATCCAACCCCCTGAAATCATCATGGGTTTGCGGGGAGGCTCCGTCCAGACTTACGCTGATGCGCTGGATGCCGCTTTGCTTGAGTTTTTCGACAATTTCAGGTGTGAGCAATGTACCGTTGGGGGCCATGACCATGCGCAGTCCGATACGGTTGCCATAGGCGGCAATGTCGAAAATATCTTCTCGAAGCAGCGGCTCTCCGCCGGTGAGAATAATGATGGGCGTGCCCACTTCCCGGATCTGATCCAGCAGGGTATACGCTTGCCGGGTGGTCAGTTCGTTTTCATAGGGGTGATCTTCGGCCACGGCCCGGCAGTGCTTGCAGGAAAGATTGCAGCGCCGGGTGGTTTCCCATGCCACCAGGCGCAGGGTATGCGCGCCGGCAGGGTGATCGGTCTTGCCGCCATGGACAAAAGACGGTTGGTGATGGGTTCCGGGATGGGTCATGATGCCTCCAGAGCGCGGGCCACGTCAATGGCGGAATAGGTCAGGATCATATCCGCCCCGGCCCGTTTGATCGCAGTCAGAGTTTCCAGAATCAATGCGGTGGCATCCACCCATCCCATCATTTCTCCCGCCTTCATGATGCTGTATTCTCCGGATACATTGTACGCGGCAATGGGCAGATCGATTTCCTGCTTCAGGCGTAAAATAATGTCCAGATAGGCCAGGGCCGGTTTGACCATGATGATGTCCGCCCCTTCTTCAATATCCATGGTGGCTTCCCTGATGGCTTCCATGGCATTGGCCGGATCCATCTGATAGGTTTTCCGGTCTCCGAACTGCGGGGATGAGTCGGCGGCCTGGCGAAACGGCCCGTAAAACGCGGATGCATATTTCACGGCATAGGACATGACCGGTATGTGATCATATCCGTCTTCATCCAGTGTCTGGCGGATCTCTGCGACCCGGCCGTCCATCATGTCGGACGGGGCCACCATGTCGGCGCCGGCTTTGGCGTGGGACAGCGCCACTTTTGCCAGCAGGTCCAAAGATGCGTCATTGTCGATGATGCCGTTATCCACCACCCCGCAATGGCCGTGATCTGTGTAACCGCACAGACACACATCCGTGATCACGGTAAGATCCGATACCGCATCTTTGATTTTGGCCACGGTTTTCTGGACGATCCCGTCATCTGCATAGGCTCGGGTGGCCAAGGGGTCTTTTTTGTCCGGAATACCGAACAGAATGATGGCGGGAATGCCCGCCTCTTTGGCCTGTTTTGCCATCTCGACAACATAATCACCAGACATCTGAAAATGACCGGGCATGGATTCAATGGGTTTTTTGATCTTGTTGCCTGGGATGGCAAACATCGGTTGAATCAGATCGTTCCGGGAGAGAAGCGTCTCCCGGATCATGCGCCGGAGGGTGGGTGTGGCCCGCATCCGCCGGGGTCTGTAATCGGGAAACAGCATCTTATTTCTCCTTTGAAATTTCTTGGTCCGTCAGATAGCACGCCGGATCTGAATCCCAGGGGTCGTTGGCCACGGATTCGGCTCTGGCCCTGAAATTGCCGGCACAGATATTCAGCCACCGGCAGGTGGCACACCGGCCTTTGACATGTTTTTTCTTTTCTTTCATTTTCATCAGAAATTCATTGGATTCATCTGTCCAGATCTGTGAAAACGGGCGATCCTTGATATTGCCCAATGATTTTTCCCGCCAGAACTGATCCGGATACACTTCTCCGTCCCAGGAAATGCATCCGATGCCTCGTCCTGAATTGTTGCCTTCGTTCATTTCCAAAAGCTCCAGCACTTCGGCCGCCCGTTTGGGGTCTTCTTTTAAAAGCCGCTGGTAAAGATAAGGCCCGTCCGCATGGTTGTCCACGGTCAGAATCTCCTTGGGCTTGTTCCGGTTGTGCAGGTCTTTTGTCCGGTCCATGATCAGATCCAGCACCTGCCGGGTTTCCTCATGGGTCAGGTCTTCCTTGGCGATCTCAGATCCCCGGCCGGAATACACCAGGTGATAGAAACAGGCCCGGGGAATGTTTTTTTCTTCCAGAAGATCGAAAATACCGGGAATGTCCTGGACATTGCGCTTGTTGATGGTGAACCGCAATCCGACTTTGATGCCGGCTGCCTGGCAGTGTTCAATGGCGGCCATGGCCCGTTTGAATGATCCGGGCACGCCTCTGAACATGTCATGGGTGGGTTCCAGCCCGTCCAGACTGATGCCCACATAGGACAAGCCGATGTCTTTGAGTATTTTGGCTTTTTCTTTGGTGATCAGGGTGCCGTTGGTGGAAATCACGGCCCGCATCCCCTTGGATACGGCATATTGGGCATATTCCACCAGCCGGGGGTGTACCAGAGGCTCGCCGCCGGAAAACAGCAGTACCGGCACACCGAAATCCGCCAGATCATCCATCATGGCAAGGGCTTGATCCCGGTTCAGTTCGTTGTCATAGCAAATGTCTTCAGACCGGGCGTAACAGTGTACACATTTCAAATTACACCGCTGGGTCATGTTCCAGACCACCACGGGTTTCTTGTCAATGGAAAACTGGAGCAGGTGAGAAGGAAGCGATCCTGACTGACGCGAATAGCGCAGCGTGTCCGAGGGCTCCACCGTGGCACAATACAGTTTTGAAATTCCAATCATTTGATTTCTTTCCTGATAAGTTGGTTCAGATAGGCCTCACTGTCCTGCAGATCTGTTTTTGTTATAAAAAACCGGTGTTTGCCGGTTTTTTCTTTGATCAGGTTCAGCCCGTCATAAAACGCGTTGTGAAGTTTGGATAAAATATCGTCGGCAGACGCCCCGTGATCCAGGATCTGTAGCATCAGAAAATCAATGGCATCTTCCTCAAAAATAATGTCAAGTCCCATGTTTCTGGACGATTCCCGTTCAATCTCTTTGATTGTATCATAATGGGTTGTAATGCGGCTGACAGCGTCATCGATTTCCAGCACATGGGCATGGAAATACCGGGCGGCCATTTCACACCGGGCCGCAGATAAATTCAACCCATGGGTGGCAACCAGGGTGTCCGCATTTTCCTGGATATACCGGGTGATATACTGGATTTGGGTTTCCGACGCTTTTTTGTGCAGCGATTCCCAGTCATATGCCGGGGTATCGCTGAGCAGATCCTTTAACGTGCCCAAAGGATCGTTGATCACCTGCTTGGTCACCACCAGACGGGAAATCCGACAGGACGGCAGTTTTTCTTCAAAAGGCAGCAATGCATCTTCCACCACCGATACCAGGCCTCTGGCACCGGTATTTTCCTTGAACGCCCGGTGCGCTAAAACTGTCAATGCATCATCGTCAAAAACAATGTCAATGCCATATGCGGCAAAATCCAGACGTTTGTTCAATATCACCGGGTTGTTGGGCATTTTAAGAATGGTGTACAGATCCGTTTCACTTAACGTCTCCAGAATGCACCGCACAGGAACTCGTCCGATAAATTCGGATTCAAAACCAAACTTGACCAGATCTTCGGCCCGGGTCTGTTTCAGCAGGGAAGTATCATCATCCGTACTGCTGAGCCGGGAATTGAACCCGATGGTCTGGCGGGTCAACCGCTGCCGGACCAGGTCGGTGAGCCCGGTGAACGCGCCGCTCAGGATAAACAGGATATTGGCTGTGTTCACCCGCCGGACCACGCGTTTTCCGGTCCGTTGAAACCGTTCAAGTTCCTGCATCATGGATACCGGATCATGGGGGACTTTCAGGTCCACTTCTGTTTCTTCCATGGGTTTAAGCAACGCCCGCTGGACCCCGGATCTGGAAACCTGGGCGCCAATGACATCGGGACTGGCCGCAATTTTATCGATCTCATCCAGATACACGATGCCGCATTCCGCCAGTTCAATATCATCCTCCGCCTCCTTGACCAGATCCCGGATCAGATCCTCCACATCCCCGCCCACGTATCCGGTTTCCGAAAACTTGGTGGCATCCGCCTTGACAAAAGGAACGCCGATTTTTCTGGCAATGAGTTTGATGAGATAGGTTTTTCCGATACCGGTGGGCCCCAGCATCAGAATATTGGATTTGATATTGCCCGTGATTTTAGATCCTTTGTCTTCGCGGGTTTCCTGATGCCGGATTCGATTGAAATGGGTGCATATTTTCGTGGCCAGAACCGATTTAGCCTGAGCCTGCCGGACCACATACTGATCCAGATAGGCAATCAGTTCTGCCGGTTTGATGGTGAAGTCCACCAGCTCTTTTTTCCCTTTGTTCGGTACGCTACCGTTTACCGATGATTTCTGGGGCTGAGCTGTGGGAGAAATGATCCGGACATTGCCGCCGAATTTTTTATTTAAAAATTCTCCCAGTTCTTTTTCTATCTTTTTGGGATCTTGTGCCCGTATGGTCTGTGTTTGTTTCATAATTGTTCAATGTAAGCAGACTTCCAAAAAAATCAAGAGATTGTACAGCCCTGCAGAACGCTCAAATAAAAACAGCCATGAACATTGCTGCCCATGGCTGTCAAATAATGGTGCCGAAGGGGAGATTTGAACTCCCACGGGTCGCCCCACACGCCCCTCAAGCGTGCGTGTCTACCTATTCCACCACTTCGGCCGGCATATCTTGAAATCTACTCGGAAACCGGATCAGCTGTCTGCTGAACAGGTGCCGACTGGGTTGTAATGATACTT
Above is a window of Desulfotignum balticum DSM 7044 DNA encoding:
- the ahbD gene encoding heme b synthase — translated: MTHPGTHHQPSFVHGGKTDHPAGAHTLRLVAWETTRRCNLSCKHCRAVAEDHPYENELTTRQAYTLLDQIREVGTPIIILTGGEPLLREDIFDIAAYGNRIGLRMVMAPNGTLLTPEIVEKLKQSGIQRISVSLDGASPQTHDDFRGLDHAFDDAIRGIKFAKAAGLEFQINTTITKTNLKEIPAILKLAEDLGAVAHHIFLLVPTGRGKYIVDSGIDAVEYEQTLNWFYDQRDKTPLQLKATCAPHYYRILRQRAHAEGKTVSFESHGLDAVTRGCLAGTGFCFISHVGRVQTCGFLDVTCGNIREASFKDVWENSRVFNELREFSNLTGKCGACEYKRVCGGCRARAYEATGSYLAEEPLCTYQPSKKA
- a CDS encoding aspartate/glutamate racemase family protein; this translates as MTVYRIHRKTQAWYGESIGILILDAAYPCVPGNVGNASTFPFPVRYERVTGASIDRLLNQQDPTLAEPFIQAAKNIQDQGVKAITGACGFMALFQREVTAAVEIPVFLSSLLQIPLIYQMTQKPIGIITANASSLKKAHFDAVNVTPDIPVIIAGMETQPEFSSAVLEEKGTLDSDKVQDEVVSTAKTMVNDHPDIGAVVLECSDLPPYAHAVQAAVQRPVFDFFTMIQYIHTSLVRTPFTGFM
- a CDS encoding GntR family transcriptional regulator: MKPNMFNILRDRILYMEYQPGQILNENVLAQEFEVSRSPVRNVLNRLEWEQLVRIIPRTGSMVTEIEFNKIMHVFQVRFECEVLEIQLAANQLNDSHRIVLKTIKERCAALFDNKDRKALVAVDTDLRNMIHEAAGNPVLKEISDRLYAQTFRLWYGAMDKGDWNEEVSSMVEEIRKLSDLIPGRDTKAMGAFRRKVLTDHFDRMRRKFFTH
- a CDS encoding 6-phosphofructokinase, translated to MTFEDAIEPLLDHPVTRQMTLDTNSETKERQTFEPRRIAVLDTGLTEMTDQPQYRFADNSEARRMLPGIIDNCVQKVAARPDMSIQEKTAFCKPRRIGVVFSGGPAPGGHTVIAGLYDAMKTNHPDSCLYGFVLGPDGLLESSCVEITEKMVDAHRHMGGFSMIRTGRTKIDTSEKMDQALKTCQSLNLEGIVIIGGDDSNTNAAFLAQHFKSAGIHVVGVPKTIDGDIQVKSDDGTCLLAVPFGFHSAARSFAQNISHLASDAASDVKYWHVCKVMGRVASHLTLEAALQTHANLAFIGEELAAYTDEERLKKAQETGETDFTAFGITLRHLSRVICDAIVRRAAFGKNYGIMIIPEGILEFINEIQIFIIKLNKIIADFNTIHDLDFHRTFPTLNEKLDYLRRISQGMMDSHPFPIWNVRDDELFNQLPDFFQAGLLVERDFHGNFQFSQVRTEKIIMDMVKEYLGALKEQGRYKIGISQSYYQSFMRSRNLDPDRYAPALFNDPNSVYLLVKPGIMSLKTLKQALVTAGLLEPDQEIPGPVKEIFRRSEPDFKIQTHFYGYDGRGCDPTAFDCHYTYNLGMTAFHLMAHGKTGQMAAIKNLEQPFENWEPIGIPIARLMHLEERKGRLELVMEKSLVDLSSNAFRVFKGMREKWLAAKPGADHFRKPGPVRCDSRSAEDRPITLTLNAIDMRTKKRSNDQNP
- a CDS encoding LysE family translocator codes for the protein MFGIENYAGFLAAAIILNLTPGTDTLYILTRSIAQGSRAGLVSVAGIMSGCVVHVLATAFGLSLILSTSATAFFLVKWAGAIYLIFLGVKALTTRTPAFENQNRRFSHNDLITIYRQGMITNILNPKVALFFLSFLPQFINPDHASGPLPFLVLGGTFLVTGTLWCLMLTRAATRMTHMLRENTGIGIWMQKISGIVFIGFGVNLILNSR
- the dctP gene encoding TRAP transporter substrate-binding protein DctP; the encoded protein is MKKGRRLIQGLMVLTISAMLVTAAPIQAKAEKTFKWQPSSWLSSGISWDTINDISKKVTEKTNGRLTMTPSSPGAIVPVPEQLEAVSMGIMQATFIWPGYFPGQLPVAFMHGDCFAAPHSIAELRYLYEEYEDGKIMKILRDAYAEHGVYLVGNLYWTLDNLMISKVPINGVDDIKGKKFRSSELIALQLAELGAGTIWVPGDEIYTMLSTGAVDAITFSHAADMVAMGFHEVTKYWIKYPTAVGPAADALIVNMKEWEAMPQDLKTILASAVANGSYRNETEADKEIAKAWDFVEKQGIEIIEWSEEDAVKLAGTARKVVPEKYLKDESFNEIFKIVEKWAMEMGYWAE
- the hemB gene encoding porphobilinogen synthase, which encodes MLFPDYRPRRMRATPTLRRMIRETLLSRNDLIQPMFAIPGNKIKKPIESMPGHFQMSGDYVVEMAKQAKEAGIPAIILFGIPDKKDPLATRAYADDGIVQKTVAKIKDAVSDLTVITDVCLCGYTDHGHCGVVDNGIIDNDASLDLLAKVALSHAKAGADMVAPSDMMDGRVAEIRQTLDEDGYDHIPVMSYAVKYASAFYGPFRQAADSSPQFGDRKTYQMDPANAMEAIREATMDIEEGADIIMVKPALAYLDIILRLKQEIDLPIAAYNVSGEYSIMKAGEMMGWVDATALILETLTAIKRAGADMILTYSAIDVARALEAS
- the ftsY gene encoding signal recognition particle-docking protein FtsY, which encodes MVFNFFKRKTRDKEQEKLKKQAQLKEQERLKEQERLKEEERRKENERVKEKLLSEEPDKKGIFSRLKSGLTKTREVLNTDINALFKSSRKIDDALFEELEEVLITADLGMDITMEMMDRIRKKAGRLSTADQLKAVLKQELIALFPGKEDPETAPALPRPHIIMVVGVNGTGKTTTLGKLATRFTRENKKVLIAAADTFRAAAIEQVGIWADRAGATIVRHKQGADPAAVAYDGVEAAMARGMDVLLIDTAGRLHTQKNLMEELKKIKRTVEKKMPGAPHEVLMVLDATTGQNAISQAKMFHEAVNLTQLALTKLDGTAKGGIVAAVAGTLHLPIRYIGVGESMDDLQEFDAVRFVNALFD